The Planococcus donghaensis genome contains a region encoding:
- a CDS encoding serine hydrolase produces the protein MEVFKQVRNLVNKGLLIALLAVFMITGITPQQVNAEESLTIMAEAAILVDAESGKILYEKNAEKPLGVASMTKMMTEYLLFEAIEEGKVAWDQEYQVTDYTYQISQDMRLSNVPFREDGSYTIKEMYEAMAIFSANAATIGIAETIAGTESEFVELMNEKAKEMGLEKTTFVNSTGLSNSSLMGMHPEGTKETDENIMPARAVAKLTKILLDDYPEVLETTKIPLKMFREGTSDETRMENWNSMLPGLIYEYEGVDGLKTGSTDFAGYSFAGTAKRDDTRFIAVVMGALDSEGAGSYKARFDATRVLFDYGFDEFTKEELIPAGYQFKEQGTLEVEKGVEEKVAIAVKEPVTMMIRTAEKELYQPELVLDDAVVENGKLEAEVEKDLVVGAIQFTKTEGTEYGYLSGNETNIEVATTESVKRANWVSLSFRSAGEFLSSLWDDAGTFVKELF, from the coding sequence ATGGAGGTATTTAAACAAGTGAGAAATTTGGTAAATAAAGGACTATTGATAGCGTTACTAGCTGTATTTATGATAACTGGAATTACTCCGCAACAAGTAAATGCTGAGGAGTCGTTAACGATAATGGCAGAAGCTGCAATTTTAGTAGACGCTGAAAGTGGTAAAATTTTATATGAAAAAAATGCTGAAAAACCTTTAGGGGTTGCCAGTATGACAAAAATGATGACCGAGTATTTATTGTTTGAAGCGATTGAAGAAGGCAAGGTTGCATGGGATCAGGAGTATCAAGTAACGGATTATACTTATCAAATTTCTCAAGACATGCGCTTGAGCAATGTACCGTTCCGCGAAGACGGATCTTATACGATTAAAGAAATGTATGAAGCAATGGCCATATTCTCTGCCAATGCTGCAACAATTGGCATTGCTGAAACCATTGCCGGCACAGAAAGTGAATTTGTTGAGCTAATGAATGAAAAAGCCAAAGAAATGGGCTTAGAAAAAACAACTTTCGTCAATTCAACGGGTCTTAGTAATTCAAGTTTGATGGGGATGCATCCAGAAGGTACGAAAGAAACAGATGAAAACATTATGCCAGCACGTGCAGTTGCTAAATTGACGAAAATTTTATTGGATGATTATCCAGAAGTATTAGAAACGACGAAAATTCCATTAAAAATGTTTCGTGAAGGCACGTCTGACGAAACTCGTATGGAAAACTGGAATTCAATGCTCCCAGGGTTGATTTATGAATACGAAGGTGTCGACGGATTAAAAACCGGCAGCACTGATTTTGCGGGGTATTCGTTTGCAGGAACAGCCAAACGTGACGATACACGGTTTATCGCAGTAGTAATGGGAGCCTTAGATAGCGAAGGAGCTGGGTCTTATAAAGCACGGTTTGATGCAACTCGTGTGTTATTCGACTACGGTTTTGATGAATTTACGAAAGAAGAGCTTATTCCTGCAGGCTATCAGTTTAAAGAACAAGGCACGTTAGAAGTTGAAAAAGGTGTAGAAGAAAAGGTTGCGATCGCAGTAAAAGAGCCTGTAACAATGATGATTCGGACAGCCGAAAAAGAATTGTACCAACCGGAACTAGTATTAGATGATGCGGTTGTTGAAAATGGCAAGTTAGAAGCTGAAGTAGAAAAAGATTTAGTCGTAGGAGCTATTCAGTTTACCAAAACCGAAGGAACGGAATATGGTTATTTAAGTGGTAATGAAACCAACATCGAAGTTGCCACAACTGAATCTGTAAAACGTGCAAACTGGGTATCTTTATCGTTCCGTAGTGCAGGAGAATTTTTGTCTTCTTTATGGGATGATGCGGGCACTTTTGTAAAAGAGTTATTTTAA
- the pdxS gene encoding pyridoxal 5'-phosphate synthase lyase subunit PdxS has product MTEQGTDRVKRGMAEMQKGGVIMDVVNAEQARIAEAAGATAVMALERVPSDIRRDGGVARMADPRITEEVMKAVSIPVMAKARIGHIVEARILEAMGVDYIDESEVLTPADEEFHLLKNQYTVPFVCGCRNLGEAARRIGEGASMLRTKGEPGTGNIVEAVRHLRQVNAEIRKVVAMSEDELMTEARNLGASYEFLKEVKSLGRLPVVNFAAGGIATPADAALMMELGADGVFVGSGIFKSDNPERFARAIVEATTHYQDYKLIAELSKDLGIAMKGIEISTIAAGERMQERGW; this is encoded by the coding sequence ATGACTGAGCAAGGAACAGATCGTGTAAAAAGAGGAATGGCTGAAATGCAAAAAGGTGGCGTGATCATGGATGTGGTCAACGCAGAACAAGCACGTATTGCAGAAGCTGCAGGAGCTACTGCTGTTATGGCACTTGAACGAGTGCCTTCTGATATTCGTAGAGATGGCGGAGTCGCACGTATGGCAGATCCACGCATCACAGAAGAAGTAATGAAAGCAGTATCGATTCCAGTGATGGCAAAAGCACGTATTGGTCATATTGTAGAAGCTCGTATTTTAGAAGCGATGGGTGTCGATTATATTGATGAAAGCGAAGTGTTGACACCGGCCGATGAAGAGTTTCATTTATTGAAAAACCAATACACCGTTCCTTTTGTTTGTGGGTGTCGGAACTTAGGGGAAGCGGCTCGTCGAATTGGTGAAGGTGCTTCAATGCTACGGACAAAAGGCGAACCGGGCACAGGAAATATTGTTGAAGCCGTCCGTCATTTACGACAAGTAAATGCAGAAATCCGCAAAGTGGTCGCAATGAGCGAAGATGAATTAATGACAGAAGCACGTAACTTAGGAGCTTCTTATGAATTTTTAAAAGAAGTTAAAAGTTTAGGGCGTTTGCCAGTAGTTAATTTTGCAGCTGGCGGGATTGCTACACCTGCAGACGCAGCATTAATGATGGAATTAGGAGCAGATGGTGTGTTTGTTGGGTCTGGTATTTTCAAATCAGACAACCCAGAGCGATTTGCACGGGCGATTGTTGAAGCGACGACGCATTACCAAGATTACAAATTGATCGCTGAGTTATCAAAAGACCTTGGCATTGCGAT
- a CDS encoding PLP-dependent aminotransferase family protein yields the protein MDMLMFQLQKQSQTPLYKQLYREIKKAIIEGKILVDTKLPSKRKLADYLQISQTTVELAYAQLVAEGFIESRPRKGFYAQPVEELAYLDMPHDEPVVEEPVSYKIDFNSGSIDTQSFPFLTWRKLTRDILDDSNHELLLSGHPQGDDVLRQEITRYLYQSRGVVCQPDQIVIGSGTEQLLPLLIRLLDKKLVYGYENPGYALTHSIFNHHDRQAIPIDLEQDGLNISQLEASVVDVAYVTPSHQFPSGSVLSATKRAQLLNWAAAKSERYIIEDDYDSEFRYTSQPIPALQSMDLSDRVIYISTFSKSLMPSLRLAYMVLPKRLLPAYQQTFRHYSSSVPRHDQHMVAKFMKDGHFARHLNRMRKLYQKKIKRLSLSLTPFAPAVTVSGEQAGMHIVLTIQTPLSESELVQRAKQVGIRVTGLQSYDVHKKDSDFPKIVLGFGGLAEEEIHTGITELMSCWEIQ from the coding sequence ATGGATATGCTGATGTTTCAGCTTCAAAAACAATCACAAACCCCTTTATATAAGCAGCTTTATCGTGAAATAAAAAAAGCCATTATCGAAGGTAAAATACTTGTCGACACTAAATTACCAAGTAAGCGAAAATTAGCCGACTACCTACAAATTAGTCAAACAACTGTAGAACTCGCTTACGCTCAACTAGTAGCTGAAGGATTTATAGAATCACGACCACGCAAAGGATTTTATGCCCAGCCGGTTGAAGAACTCGCCTATTTGGATATGCCGCATGATGAACCGGTTGTAGAAGAACCTGTTTCGTATAAAATAGATTTCAACTCTGGCAGTATTGATACGCAGTCTTTTCCTTTTTTAACTTGGCGGAAATTAACACGTGATATTTTAGATGATTCCAATCATGAATTATTATTATCTGGGCATCCTCAAGGAGATGACGTCTTACGTCAAGAAATCACTCGCTATTTGTATCAATCGCGTGGTGTGGTTTGTCAGCCAGATCAAATCGTCATTGGTTCAGGAACAGAACAATTATTGCCTTTATTGATTCGACTACTCGATAAAAAATTGGTTTATGGCTACGAAAACCCTGGTTACGCTCTAACACATAGCATTTTCAATCATCACGATCGTCAAGCAATTCCCATTGACTTAGAACAGGACGGATTGAATATTAGCCAACTAGAAGCATCTGTCGTGGATGTGGCTTATGTAACTCCTTCACACCAATTTCCATCCGGCTCCGTATTAAGTGCTACAAAACGGGCACAGCTACTGAACTGGGCAGCAGCGAAATCCGAACGGTATATTATTGAAGACGATTATGACAGTGAGTTCCGTTATACTAGTCAGCCTATCCCTGCTCTTCAAAGTATGGATTTGAGTGACCGCGTCATTTACATTAGTACTTTTTCTAAATCGCTTATGCCTTCTTTGCGCCTTGCTTATATGGTATTGCCTAAACGATTGTTGCCTGCGTATCAGCAGACATTTCGACATTACTCTTCGTCCGTACCGAGACACGATCAACACATGGTCGCCAAATTTATGAAAGATGGTCATTTCGCACGTCATTTGAATCGCATGCGTAAGTTATACCAAAAGAAAATAAAACGCCTTAGTTTATCTCTCACTCCATTTGCTCCAGCAGTAACAGTTTCTGGTGAACAAGCAGGGATGCATATTGTTTTGACTATCCAAACCCCATTGAGCGAAAGCGAATTGGTACAACGCGCAAAACAAGTTGGGATTCGCGTCACTGGCTTACAATCCTATGATGTTCACAAAAAAGACAGTGACTTCCCAAAAATTGTCCTTGGATTTGGTGGTTTGGCAGAAGAGGAAATTCATACGGGAATTACTGAATTGATGTCTTGTTGGGAAATTCAGTAA